In Acinonyx jubatus isolate Ajub_Pintada_27869175 chromosome B3, VMU_Ajub_asm_v1.0, whole genome shotgun sequence, a genomic segment contains:
- the WDR20 gene encoding WD repeat-containing protein 20 isoform X4 → MSVTASSQSGQLIRERLIDKSRVTCVKWVPGSESLFLVAHASGNMYLYNVEHTCGTTAPHYQLLKQGESFAVHTCKSKSTRNPLLKWTVGEGALNEFAFSPDGKFLACVSQDGFLRVFNFDSVELHGTMKSYFGGLLCVCWSPDGKYIVTGGEDDLVTVWSFVDCRVIARGHGHKSWVSVVAFDPYTTSVEESDPMEFSGSDEDFQDLLHFGRDRANSTQSRLSKRNSAESRPVSVTYRFGSVGQDTQLCLWDLTEDILFPHQPLSRARTHTNVMNATSPPAGSTGNSVTTPGNSAPPPLPRSNSLPHSTVSSAGSKSSVADGAIASGVSKFATLSLHDRKDRHHEKDHKRNHSMGHISSKSSDKLNLVTKTKTDPAKTLGTPLCPRMEDVPLLEPLICKKIAHERLTVLIFLEDCLVTACQEGFICTWGRPGKVGLLSSQNQASSPGGTVV, encoded by the coding sequence AGACTAATAGACAAGTCACGCGTAACCTGTGTCAAATGGGTTCCCGGTTCGGAAAGCCTTTTCCTAGTAGCCCACGCCAGTGGGAACATGTACTTGTATAATGTGGAGCACACTTGTGGTACCACAGCCCCCCACTACCAGCTTCTGAAGCAGGGCGAGAGCTTTGCCGTGCACACTTGCAAGAGCAAATCCACGAGGAACCCTCTCCTTAAGTGGACGGTGGGCGAGGGGGCCCTCAACGAGTTTGCTTTCTCCCCAGACGGCAAGTTCTTGGCGTGTGTGAGCCAGGACGGGTTCCTGCGGGTGTTCAACTTCGACTCGGTGGAGTTGCACGGCACGATGAAGAGCTACTTCGGGGGCCTGCTGTGTGTGTGCTGGAGCCCGGACGGCAAGTACATCGTGACGGGGGGCGAGGACGACCTGGTGACGGTCTGGTCTTTCGTAGACTGCCGAGTGATAGCTAGAGGCCACGGGCACAAATCCTGGGTCAGTGTTGTGGCGTTTGACCCCTATACCACTAGCGTGGAAGAGAGCGACCCCATGGAGTTTAGTGGCAGCGACGAGGACTTCCAGGACCTCCTCCATTTCGGCAGAGATCGAGCCAATAGCACGCAGTCCAGGCTGTCGAAACGGAACTCGGCCGAGAGCCGCCCCGTCAGCGTCACGTACCGGTTCGGCTCCGTGGGCCAGGACACACAGCTCTGCCTCTGGGACCTCACGGAAGACATCCTTTTCCCCCACCAGCCGCTCTCGAGAGCAAGGACACACACAAATGTCATGAACGCCACGAGCCCTCCCGCTGGCAGCACTGGGAACAGTGTCACGACGCCCGGCAACTccgcgcccccgcccctgccccgctccAACAGCCTCCCGCATTCCACCGTCTCCAGCGCCGGCAGCAAGAGCAGCGTGGCCGACGGGGCCATCGCTTCCGGGGTCAGCAAATTCGCGACACTCTCCCTGCACGACCGGAAGGACAGGCACCACGAGAAAGACCACAAGCGAAACCATAGCATGGGACACATTTCCAGCAAGAGCAGCGACAAACTGAACCTGGTTACTAAAACCAAAACGGACCCCGCTAAAACCCTGGGGACGCCCCTGTGTCCTCGGATGGAAGACGTTCCCTTGTTAGAGCCGCTCATCTGTAAAAAGATAGCACACGAAAGACTGACTGTGTTAATTTTTCTTGAAGACTGTCTAGTCACTGCTTGTCAGGAGGGATTTATTTGCACATGGGGAAGGCCTGGTAAAGTG
- the WDR20 gene encoding WD repeat-containing protein 20 isoform X6, which produces MKSYFGGLLCVCWSPDGKYIVTGGEDDLVTVWSFVDCRVIARGHGHKSWVSVVAFDPYTTSVEESDPMEFSGSDEDFQDLLHFGRDRANSTQSRLSKRNSAESRPVSVTYRFGSVGQDTQLCLWDLTEDILFPHQPLSRARTHTNVMNATSPPAGSTGNSVTTPGNSAPPPLPRSNSLPHSTVSSAGSKSSVADGAIASGVSKFATLSLHDRKDRHHEKDHKRNHSMGHISSKSSDKLNLVTKTKTDPAKTLGTPLCPRMEDVPLLEPLICKKIAHERLTVLIFLEDCLVTACQEGFICTWGRPGKVGLLSSQNQASSPGGTVV; this is translated from the coding sequence ATGAAGAGCTACTTCGGGGGCCTGCTGTGTGTGTGCTGGAGCCCGGACGGCAAGTACATCGTGACGGGGGGCGAGGACGACCTGGTGACGGTCTGGTCTTTCGTAGACTGCCGAGTGATAGCTAGAGGCCACGGGCACAAATCCTGGGTCAGTGTTGTGGCGTTTGACCCCTATACCACTAGCGTGGAAGAGAGCGACCCCATGGAGTTTAGTGGCAGCGACGAGGACTTCCAGGACCTCCTCCATTTCGGCAGAGATCGAGCCAATAGCACGCAGTCCAGGCTGTCGAAACGGAACTCGGCCGAGAGCCGCCCCGTCAGCGTCACGTACCGGTTCGGCTCCGTGGGCCAGGACACACAGCTCTGCCTCTGGGACCTCACGGAAGACATCCTTTTCCCCCACCAGCCGCTCTCGAGAGCAAGGACACACACAAATGTCATGAACGCCACGAGCCCTCCCGCTGGCAGCACTGGGAACAGTGTCACGACGCCCGGCAACTccgcgcccccgcccctgccccgctccAACAGCCTCCCGCATTCCACCGTCTCCAGCGCCGGCAGCAAGAGCAGCGTGGCCGACGGGGCCATCGCTTCCGGGGTCAGCAAATTCGCGACACTCTCCCTGCACGACCGGAAGGACAGGCACCACGAGAAAGACCACAAGCGAAACCATAGCATGGGACACATTTCCAGCAAGAGCAGCGACAAACTGAACCTGGTTACTAAAACCAAAACGGACCCCGCTAAAACCCTGGGGACGCCCCTGTGTCCTCGGATGGAAGACGTTCCCTTGTTAGAGCCGCTCATCTGTAAAAAGATAGCACACGAAAGACTGACTGTGTTAATTTTTCTTGAAGACTGTCTAGTCACTGCTTGTCAGGAGGGATTTATTTGCACATGGGGAAGGCCTGGTAAAGTG
- the WDR20 gene encoding WD repeat-containing protein 20 isoform X5 has translation MYLYNVEHTCGTTAPHYQLLKQGESFAVHTCKSKSTRNPLLKWTVGEGALNEFAFSPDGKFLACVSQDGFLRVFNFDSVELHGTMKSYFGGLLCVCWSPDGKYIVTGGEDDLVTVWSFVDCRVIARGHGHKSWVSVVAFDPYTTSVEESDPMEFSGSDEDFQDLLHFGRDRANSTQSRLSKRNSAESRPVSVTYRFGSVGQDTQLCLWDLTEDILFPHQPLSRARTHTNVMNATSPPAGSTGNSVTTPGNSAPPPLPRSNSLPHSTVSSAGSKSSVADGAIASGVSKFATLSLHDRKDRHHEKDHKRNHSMGHISSKSSDKLNLVTKTKTDPAKTLGTPLCPRMEDVPLLEPLICKKIAHERLTVLIFLEDCLVTACQEGFICTWGRPGKVGLLSSQNQASSPGGTVV, from the coding sequence ATGTACTTGTATAATGTGGAGCACACTTGTGGTACCACAGCCCCCCACTACCAGCTTCTGAAGCAGGGCGAGAGCTTTGCCGTGCACACTTGCAAGAGCAAATCCACGAGGAACCCTCTCCTTAAGTGGACGGTGGGCGAGGGGGCCCTCAACGAGTTTGCTTTCTCCCCAGACGGCAAGTTCTTGGCGTGTGTGAGCCAGGACGGGTTCCTGCGGGTGTTCAACTTCGACTCGGTGGAGTTGCACGGCACGATGAAGAGCTACTTCGGGGGCCTGCTGTGTGTGTGCTGGAGCCCGGACGGCAAGTACATCGTGACGGGGGGCGAGGACGACCTGGTGACGGTCTGGTCTTTCGTAGACTGCCGAGTGATAGCTAGAGGCCACGGGCACAAATCCTGGGTCAGTGTTGTGGCGTTTGACCCCTATACCACTAGCGTGGAAGAGAGCGACCCCATGGAGTTTAGTGGCAGCGACGAGGACTTCCAGGACCTCCTCCATTTCGGCAGAGATCGAGCCAATAGCACGCAGTCCAGGCTGTCGAAACGGAACTCGGCCGAGAGCCGCCCCGTCAGCGTCACGTACCGGTTCGGCTCCGTGGGCCAGGACACACAGCTCTGCCTCTGGGACCTCACGGAAGACATCCTTTTCCCCCACCAGCCGCTCTCGAGAGCAAGGACACACACAAATGTCATGAACGCCACGAGCCCTCCCGCTGGCAGCACTGGGAACAGTGTCACGACGCCCGGCAACTccgcgcccccgcccctgccccgctccAACAGCCTCCCGCATTCCACCGTCTCCAGCGCCGGCAGCAAGAGCAGCGTGGCCGACGGGGCCATCGCTTCCGGGGTCAGCAAATTCGCGACACTCTCCCTGCACGACCGGAAGGACAGGCACCACGAGAAAGACCACAAGCGAAACCATAGCATGGGACACATTTCCAGCAAGAGCAGCGACAAACTGAACCTGGTTACTAAAACCAAAACGGACCCCGCTAAAACCCTGGGGACGCCCCTGTGTCCTCGGATGGAAGACGTTCCCTTGTTAGAGCCGCTCATCTGTAAAAAGATAGCACACGAAAGACTGACTGTGTTAATTTTTCTTGAAGACTGTCTAGTCACTGCTTGTCAGGAGGGATTTATTTGCACATGGGGAAGGCCTGGTAAAGTG